The genomic stretch CCTGCCCGAAACCGCCCCGCAGACCCCCGAGCCGGGGTCAAGGGGGCTCGGCAGAGAACCCGGCAGCCGTTCGGGAACCACCGCGAGCGTCCGAAGGCCGGGTCATCCCGGGAATGGCTCATTGATCAGCGCATCCCTAGAGGTGGGCGATCAGGGCGTAGCGCTCGTCGTGGACGGCGTGCCCCCAGAGGTGGGGGTCGCCGTCGAGCGGTTCGACGTGCATGGCGGCGACGAGCGGACGCACCGCGGCCGCGAGGTCGTCCGCGGTGACGCCGCCGTCCCACGGCAGCGTCTCCGCCCCGCTGATGTACGGCGCGACGTCGAGACTTGGGGTACGCCAGCGGCCCTCGACCAGGACCAGGCGGCCGCCCGGCCGGAGCCTGCGGGTCCAGTCGCGCAGCGCGGCGTGCGGGTCGGGCAGGGTCCACACCACGTGCCGGGCGAGGACGACGTCGTAGCGCTCGGCGCCGGTCGGCGGCCGGCCGGCATCGCCCTCGAGGAAGCGGCCGGTCAGACCCGCGGCGGCGAGCTTGGCGCGTGCTGCCTCGACCATGCGCGGCGCGAGGTCGACGCCGGTCACCCGGTGTCCGGCCTCGGCCGCCAGGAGGGCGAGCGAGCCGGTGCCGCAGCCGATGTCGAGCACGTCCGCCGGCGCCGCGGGCAGCCAGCCCGCAAGCCGTCGTGCCCACGCGGCGCGGACGGTTGCCTCGCGCAGCCCGTGGTCGGGCTCGTCGTCGAACGCCCCGGCGGCGTCGTCCCAGTACCGCGCGACCGCGCGGATCGTGTCGTCCATGCCGGCCATCGTCGCAGTCGCTGCCGACACCTCTCGGAGAAGCGCAGCACCTGTCCTGGGTCGGGCCGCATGGGTCCGTTGTGGTAGCGGGCCGCACTCTCAGGGTCCGTTGCCTTGGGGGCTGTTGCTGTGGGTCCGGTGCTGTGGGCCGTTGTGGGTACGCTGCCTCACCCCTTTCTTGATTGTGGAGGTCGGCCGCCGGGTGTCAAGAAACCGCACAGCGTCTTTTGTGGGATTACTGGTCTTGCGGTTTCTTGACACCCGGCGACCGACCCCATAAAACCTCGCATCTACGGGGTGAGGCAGCTCTCTGGGCGCCGCGCTCCCCGGTCAGCTCGCTGTAACGGTCGCCTCGTGCGCCTTTCGTCGAGACCTCCGGAACTGTTATTCACCCGTGACATTAGCCGGATCCCGGGTGTCCGATATAACCCGGTTCATTGTCGGTACCCGGGTCTATTCTTGGGTTTATGGACGGCGACACGACTGCGACTCTCGACACTGCGGACGCGGTGTGGGAACGCGTCCTGACCGTCCGCGAGGCAGTCGCGTCGCTGACCGGCACCTGGCTCGGTGTGCTGCGCGGCGACGACGCGCAAGGGGTCACCGCGGTGGTGGAGGAGATCACCCGGATGACCTCGGTCATACAGCAGGGGCTGGTGCGGCAGGTCATCGACCAGGGCATCGCCACCGACCTCGGCTACAAGTCGGCGGTGCCGTACCTGCGGGACCTCCTACGGATCACCCAGTCCGACGCCGCCGCCCGAGTCCGTGCCGTGGACCGGTTCCAGCCCCGCACCGCCGTGTCCGGGGAGGTACTCCCGGCGCGGTTCCCGCAGGTCGCCGACGCCCAGCGGGCAGGGGACATCTCGTCTCGGCATGCCACCGTGATCGCCGAAGCGTTGGAGGAGCTACCCGCCGCCGTCGACGGCGCGACGCGGGACGCGGCGGAGAGGCGCCTGGTCGCCGACGCCACCCACCTCGACCCCGGCCGGGTCCGGCTCGCTGCGCGGCACCTGCAGGCCGTCCTCGACCCCGACGGGCAGCTCGCGGACGAGCAGGAACGGCGGGAGCGGCAGGAGTTCACGATCAGTCGGGATCTGCACGGTATGTTCCGGCTCCGCGGTCGCCTCGACGCACCCACCGCGAACGCGGTGAACCTCGCCGTCGAGGCCCTCGCCAAACCGAAACCCGAAGCCGACGGCACCCCCGATCTGCGGACCGCGCCACGCCGCCGCGCAGAGGCGCTCGGCCAGCTCGCCACCCTCGCGCTGGGGCACCCGGACATGCCGACCTCGGGTGGGCGCCGTCCACAGGTCATCGCGACCATCACTCTGGCCGAGCTCGAGAACAGGTCCGGGCTCGCGTGGTTGAACAACGGCGAACCCATCTCCGTCCACGAACTCCTGACGACCGCGTGTGACGCCGACACCGCACTCGCGGTGTTCGGGCACCACGGGGAGGTACTGCACTACGGGCGCAGCAAGCGCCTCGCGCCACCCGTGCTGCGCAAGGCGCTGGTCGCTCGGGACCGGGGGTGTGTGATATTCGGGTGTGACGCGCCACCGCAATACACCGAGGCGCACCACCTCACCTGGTGGAGCCACGGCGGCCGTACCGACATCGACAACACCGCGCTGGTCTGCACCCGCCACCACACCGACATCCACGCCGGACGCGCCGAACTCGTCATGATCAACAGCCGCGCCCACACCGTGCCACCCGCCTGGCTCGACCCCACCCAGACACCCAGACGCAACCGCGTCTTCGACCGGTCCCCGTGACCCGGTGTTACGCAGGCAGCAGGTCGATGCATGTCGGAACGTCGGGGTGGCAGTAGGCCGACTGACGTGCGCGCGGGTGACGCGTCGTGACGTCGCGTCAGCTCAGGAGGTCTGGGACAGGTGCTCTTTCGCGTCGTCGTACGTGCCCGTCGGCGTCGTCTCTGCGGGGGAGTAGATGAGGTGCAGGACGCCGGTAGTGAAGGCCTGGGAGGAGACCAGCCGCAGCGGGATCGGGGACTCGCCCTCGTCGAACAGGCGCAGGCCCTTGCGGACGGCGATCGGGTGGACCAGCAGGTGCAGCTCGTCGAGGAGGCCGGCGGCCAGCAACTGGCGGACGACGGAGACCGAGCCGCTGATCGCGATGTCCGTCGCGCCCGGCTCGTTCTTCAGCGCGGTGACGACCTCGACCAGGTCGCCGTTCAGCAGCTCGGAGTTGCGCCAGGTGAACTGGAGCTTCTGGTTCGAGACGACGATCTTGCGCGCATCGCCGAGCGCCTTGGCCATGCCGGCGTCCTCGCCGCCCGCGGTCTCGCGGTCCGGCCACGCACCGGCGAAGCTGTCGTAGGTCTTGCGGCCGAGTACCAGCGTGTCGGCGGTGGCCAGCTGGCCGCTGACGGCCACGCCCATCTCGTCGTTGAAGTACGGGAAGTGCCAATCCTGCGGATCCTCGACGACGCTGTCGAGCGAGATGAACAGACCGGCGGTGATCTTCCGCATCGCGTTACTCCCTGAGCGGTCGTGGCGAAGTGTGGTGTCGGACGGAGTAGCCGTCGTGCTCGTGCGGGAACTGTCGGCGGTCCTTGAACAGCAGCATAGAGAGAGCCGGTAGACGTGGCTTCGCCGACTTGTCAGACTCTCGGAGCGCCAGTTGGCGCTCACAGCGTGACAGGTCCACGGAGCCCGAACGGGGGAGCGGCGTGCTGGCCGATGACGAGCTCACCGACATGGAGCGCCGGGTGGTCAAGGCGGCGGCAACCGGCGAACCGGTGGGGTTCGGCTCTGATTCAGCCGCGGAGGCCGAGTCGTGGCCCGCCTACAGGAGGGTACGAGCCGAGCTGCTGGTCGAGCTACTGACCGGGCGGCGCGGACGTGCCGAGCACGGACCGAAAGGCGTGACCCTGGTCGGTGTCCGCATCACCGGCCGGTTCGACCTGGGCGGCGCGATCGTCTCGTGTCCCGTCGCCCTGCTCGGCTGCTGGTTCGACAAACCGATCGATTTCAGGGAGATGCAGGCCGTGTCGATCCGGCTCAACGACAGCCACCTGCCAGGCATTGCCGCCGACTACCTCCGCACCAGTCACACGGTGAACCTCGCCGGGCTCGTCTGCAAGGGCAATGCCAGCTTCATCGCCGCCCACGTGGGTGGACAGTTCGTTCTCAACCAGGCTCGTCTGAAGCCTGCCAGCGGTCTCGCTCTGCAAGCCTGGGGGCTCACCGTCGACCACGACATGTGGTGCTACGGAGGGTTCGAGGCGGAGGGTGGGGTGCAGTTGGCCGGCGCTCGGATCGGACGAAGCCTCGCCCTGGACGGCGCAACGCTGACGAACCACGATGGCTACGCGCTGGACGCGCGGGACCTGACGGTCGAGCAGTCGATGTCCTGTGCCGACGTCACCGCGACAGGCGGTGTCGACCTGAGCTCCGGACACGTTCGCGGGATGCTCGATCTGCGCGGGGCGAGCCTGACCAACGCGAAGGGTCGGGCACTCGACGCCGCTCGACTCACGGTCGGCCAGAACATGCGCTGCTGGGACGGCTTCACCGCGGCGGGGACGGTCTGCCTGGTCGGAGCGCGCATCGAAGGTGCGCTGGTGATGTCCGAGGCAAAGCTCACTGCGGGACCCGACGTGCAGGTCTCCGGCGATCCGGAGACGGAGGTCTCGGACGGGCCCGAGGCGAAGCTCCCCGACCAGCGTGGCCTTGCCCTGGAGGCCGACATGCTCACCGTCGGCCAGAACGTCAGCTTCGCTTCGACGGTGTGCGACGGGGAGCTCCGCCTGACCGACGCGCAAATCGGTGGCGCGATCTTCTTCACCGGAGCGAGGCTGACCAATCCGGGGCGAGACGCTCTCGTTGCCGTCAGTGCGACCGTCGGCAACGACCTGATGCTCGGGGGTGGCTGCGTCGTCACGGGTGAGGTCCGGTTGCACGACACGCGCGTCGGCGGCATTGTCGACCTCGCCGGGGCGACTCTGGCGAACGACGGCGCGCGCGCTTTCTACGCGGATGGCCTCGTCGTCGACGGTGCCGTCCTCGGCATGGGTCTCACCGTCACCGGCGAGTTTCGGCTGACCGCGACTCACATCGGTGGCCACCTGGACCTCAGCCGTGCCGACCTCTCCAACCCTGGCGGCACCGCTCTCGAGGCCGCCGATCTCGTCGTCGGCGGTAACGCGTTCGTCAGGAATGGCTTCAGCGCCAAGGGCATCGTTGTGCTGACGGGTGCCGACGTCGGCGGCGAGTTCGACCTCCGGAGAGCGAGGCTGAGCAACGCGGGAGACTACGCGCTCGCCGGGCGTGGCCTGAAGGTCGGCGGTGACATGATCTGCGGAGACGCCTTCACCTCCGACGGATGCATTCGTCTGCGCGACGCGCGGATCGGCGGGCGACTCGACTTCGGTGAGGCCGAGCTCACCGGTGCGAAAGACGGTGTCGGCCTGGACGCCGAGGGCCTGCGTGCCTCTGCGCTGGTGCTGATGCCGGTACGACCGCCCGATGGCGTGGTCGACCTGACGGACGCGCACGTCGGCACCTTTCTCGACCGTCCGTCGAGTTGGCCCAAGGTGTTGCGGCTGCGCGGGTTCGTGTACGAGTCGGTGACCACCAAGGGCGTACCGGTGAAGAAGCGTCTGAAGGAGTGGGTGTCGCGACACGAGGGGGGATACGCGCCCGGTCCCTACGACGAGCTCGCCGCGGCGTACCGGCGAGCGGGGTACGGTGAGCGCGCTCGCCGGGTGAGCCTGGAGAAGCAGTGGTGCCGACGCAGCAAGTTGAACGTCTTCGGCAAGGCCTGGAACTGGTTCCTGTGGGCGACCGTGGGGTACGGCTACCGCACCTGGCTCGCTGCCGTGTGGCTGGCGGCGATCCTGGTGTTGGGGTCGTTGGTGTTCGCCGTCCTGCACCCGGCGGAGCTGCATCCGGCCGGGGCAGGCACACCCGCGTTCAACGCGTTCGCCTACACGGTGGACGTGCTGCTCCCGGTCGGCGACCTGGGCCAGCAGGCCGCGTGGCAGGCCGAGGGTGCGGCGGTGTGGTGGTCCTTCGGCCTCGCGCTCGCGGGCTGGCTGCTGGTCACCGCCGTCGTCGCCGGCCTCACCAACGCGCTGAGTCGTGACCAGCACTAGCGCATCGTCATTAGCGAACCTGACCCGGTCACCTCCGCCCGGGTGTCCGGGGTGGGACGATCGGTCCGATGGAGACGCCTGATGCACCGACCGGTCCGCGGCCGGTGTGCGTGCTGGTCGCGCACGGTACCCGCGATCCGCGCGGGCCGGGCGCGCTGGCCGCGCTGGCCGACGCCCTGGCGGCGGCCGGTGGTGTGGACGTGCGGCTGGCGTTCGTCGACGTGATCGGGCCGACTGTCGGGGACGTGCTCGCCGGCGTCGACGGTCCGGCCGTCGTCGTTCCCGCGTTCCTCGCCGAGGGCTATCACGTACGTGTCGACCTGCCGCGCCAGATGGCGGCGGCCGAGCGCGACGACGTCGTGGTGGCGCCCGCGCTCGGGCCTGACCCCGGGCTGGTCGACGCGCTCGCGGACCGGCTCGCCGAGGCCGGTCGCCGGCCCGGGGACGCGGTCGTGCTCGCGGCCGCGGGGTCGTCCGACGCCCGTGCACTCGCCGATGTCGAGGTTGCCAGGCGGCTGCTCGCCGACCGCGTCGACGGGGCGGTGACCACGGGCTACGTCACGTCGGCCGAGCCCGCCGTGCCGGACGCGGTCGACGCCGCCAGGCGCACGGACGGTGGTCGGGTGGCGCTCGCGGCCTGGCTGCTCGCGCCCGGCATGTTCCTGCAGCGGCTCGTGGC from Streptosporangiales bacterium encodes the following:
- a CDS encoding dihydrofolate reductase, which codes for MRKITAGLFISLDSVVEDPQDWHFPYFNDEMGVAVSGQLATADTLVLGRKTYDSFAGAWPDRETAGGEDAGMAKALGDARKIVVSNQKLQFTWRNSELLNGDLVEVVTALKNEPGATDIAISGSVSVVRQLLAAGLLDELHLLVHPIAVRKGLRLFDEGESPIPLRLVSSQAFTTGVLHLIYSPAETTPTGTYDDAKEHLSQTS
- a CDS encoding methyltransferase domain-containing protein, which encodes MDDTIRAVARYWDDAAGAFDDEPDHGLREATVRAAWARRLAGWLPAAPADVLDIGCGTGSLALLAAEAGHRVTGVDLAPRMVEAARAKLAAAGLTGRFLEGDAGRPPTGAERYDVVLARHVVWTLPDPHAALRDWTRRLRPGGRLVLVEGRWRTPSLDVAPYISGAETLPWDGGVTADDLAAAVRPLVAAMHVEPLDGDPHLWGHAVHDERYALIAHL
- a CDS encoding DUF222 domain-containing protein, producing the protein MDGDTTATLDTADAVWERVLTVREAVASLTGTWLGVLRGDDAQGVTAVVEEITRMTSVIQQGLVRQVIDQGIATDLGYKSAVPYLRDLLRITQSDAAARVRAVDRFQPRTAVSGEVLPARFPQVADAQRAGDISSRHATVIAEALEELPAAVDGATRDAAERRLVADATHLDPGRVRLAARHLQAVLDPDGQLADEQERRERQEFTISRDLHGMFRLRGRLDAPTANAVNLAVEALAKPKPEADGTPDLRTAPRRRAEALGQLATLALGHPDMPTSGGRRPQVIATITLAELENRSGLAWLNNGEPISVHELLTTACDADTALAVFGHHGEVLHYGRSKRLAPPVLRKALVARDRGCVIFGCDAPPQYTEAHHLTWWSHGGRTDIDNTALVCTRHHTDIHAGRAELVMINSRAHTVPPAWLDPTQTPRRNRVFDRSP
- a CDS encoding sirohydrochlorin chelatase, producing METPDAPTGPRPVCVLVAHGTRDPRGPGALAALADALAAAGGVDVRLAFVDVIGPTVGDVLAGVDGPAVVVPAFLAEGYHVRVDLPRQMAAAERDDVVVAPALGPDPGLVDALADRLAEAGRRPGDAVVLAAAGSSDARALADVEVARRLLADRVDGAVTTGYVTSAEPAVPDAVDAARRTDGGRVALAAWLLAPGMFLQRLVAAGADVVTEPLGAHPAVVAALLDRYTAGRAG